From a region of the Syngnathoides biaculeatus isolate LvHL_M chromosome 2, ASM1980259v1, whole genome shotgun sequence genome:
- the pcbp2 gene encoding poly(rC)-binding protein 2 isoform X3, translating into MGRRLVVSLASVYLSALQKGESVKKMREESGARINISEGNCPERIITLAGPTTSIFKAFSMIIEKLEEDISTSMTNSTATSKPPVTMRLVVPASQCGSLIGKGGCKIKEIRESAGAQVQVAGDMLPNSTERAITVAGTPQSIIECVKQICVVMLESPPKGVTIPYRPKPSGSPVIFAGGQAYAVQGQHSIPQPDVSEGPSLTKLHQLAMQQSPFPIAHSNQGFQAGMDASAQTGSHELTIPNDLIGCIIGRQGAKINEIRQMSGAQIKIANPVEGSTDRQVTITGSHASINLAEYLINARLSSEASGLAAN; encoded by the exons ATGGGAAG GAGGTTGGTAGTATCATTGGCAag TGTGTATTTGTCTGCCCTGCAGAAAGGAGAGTCTgttaagaaaatgagagaagag AGCGGCGCTCGCATCAACATCTCTGAGGGCAACTGTCCGGAGAGGATCATAACCCTGGCAGGACCCAccacatccattttcaaagcgtTTTCCATGATCATTGAGAAATTGGAGGAG GACATCAGCACATCAATGACTAATAGTACAGCCACCAGCAAACCGCCAGTCACCATGCGCCTCGTCGTGCCTGCCAGCCAGTGCGGTTCGCTCATTGGCAAAGGAGGCTGCAAGATCAAAGAAATTAGAGAG TCAGCAGGAGCTCAGGTACAAGTAGCAGGGGACATGTTGCCCAACTCAACAGAACGTGCCATCACTGTTGCAGGGACCCCACAGTCCATCATTGAGTGTGTCAAGCAGATCTGTGTTGTCATGCTTGAG TCCCCTCCGAAGGGAGTAACCATCCCATACCGACCCAAACCCTCAGGCTCTCCTGTCATCTTTGCAGGTGGTCAG GCATATGCTGTCCAAGGGCAGCATAGCATTCCTCAGCCTGATGTAAGTGAAGGGCCCTCT CTCACCAAACTTCACCAGCTGGCCATGCAGCAGAGCCCCTTCCCCATTGCGCACAGCAACCAGGGCTTCCAGG CTGGGATGGATGCCTCTGCACAAACTGGCTCACATGAGCTCACCATTCCAAACGAC CTCATCGGCTGCATCATTGGCCGTCAGGGGGCGAAGATTAATGAGATCCGTCAGATGTCAGGCGCTCAGATCAAGATTGCCAATCCCGTGGAGGGTTCCACTGACAGACAGGTCACCATCACTGGCTCCCATGCCAGCATCAACCTTGCTGAGTACCTGATCAATGCTCG
- the pcbp2 gene encoding poly(rC)-binding protein 2 isoform X1 → MDPSLVEGGLNVTLTIRLLMHGKEVGSIIGKKGESVKKMREESGARINISEGNCPERIITLAGPTTSIFKAFSMIIEKLEEDISTSMTNSTATSKPPVTMRLVVPASQCGSLIGKGGCKIKEIRESAGAQVQVAGDMLPNSTERAITVAGTPQSIIECVKQICVVMLESPPKGVTIPYRPKPSGSPVIFAGGQAYAVQGQHSIPQPDVSEGPSLTKLHQLAMQQSPFPIAHSNQGFQAGMDASAQTGSHELTIPNDLIGCIIGRQGAKINEIRQMSGAQIKIANPVEGSTDRQVTITGSHASINLAEYLINARLSSEASGLAAN, encoded by the exons ATGGACCCAAGTCTGGTTGAAGGAGGACTTAATGTCACCTTAACTATCAGGTTACTCATGCATGGGAAG GAGGTTGGTAGTATCATTGGCAag AAAGGAGAGTCTgttaagaaaatgagagaagag AGCGGCGCTCGCATCAACATCTCTGAGGGCAACTGTCCGGAGAGGATCATAACCCTGGCAGGACCCAccacatccattttcaaagcgtTTTCCATGATCATTGAGAAATTGGAGGAG GACATCAGCACATCAATGACTAATAGTACAGCCACCAGCAAACCGCCAGTCACCATGCGCCTCGTCGTGCCTGCCAGCCAGTGCGGTTCGCTCATTGGCAAAGGAGGCTGCAAGATCAAAGAAATTAGAGAG TCAGCAGGAGCTCAGGTACAAGTAGCAGGGGACATGTTGCCCAACTCAACAGAACGTGCCATCACTGTTGCAGGGACCCCACAGTCCATCATTGAGTGTGTCAAGCAGATCTGTGTTGTCATGCTTGAG TCCCCTCCGAAGGGAGTAACCATCCCATACCGACCCAAACCCTCAGGCTCTCCTGTCATCTTTGCAGGTGGTCAG GCATATGCTGTCCAAGGGCAGCATAGCATTCCTCAGCCTGATGTAAGTGAAGGGCCCTCT CTCACCAAACTTCACCAGCTGGCCATGCAGCAGAGCCCCTTCCCCATTGCGCACAGCAACCAGGGCTTCCAGG CTGGGATGGATGCCTCTGCACAAACTGGCTCACATGAGCTCACCATTCCAAACGAC CTCATCGGCTGCATCATTGGCCGTCAGGGGGCGAAGATTAATGAGATCCGTCAGATGTCAGGCGCTCAGATCAAGATTGCCAATCCCGTGGAGGGTTCCACTGACAGACAGGTCACCATCACTGGCTCCCATGCCAGCATCAACCTTGCTGAGTACCTGATCAATGCTCG
- the pcbp2 gene encoding poly(rC)-binding protein 2 isoform X2, with the protein MDPSLVEGGLNVTLTIRLLMHGKEVGSIIGKKGESVKKMREESGARINISEGNCPERIITLAGPTTSIFKAFSMIIEKLEEDISTSMTNSTATSKPPVTMRLVVPASQCGSLIGKGGCKIKEIRESAGAQVQVAGDMLPNSTERAITVAGTPQSIIECVKQICVVMLESPPKGVTIPYRPKPSGSPVIFAGGQAYAVQGQHSIPQPDLTKLHQLAMQQSPFPIAHSNQGFQAGMDASAQTGSHELTIPNDLIGCIIGRQGAKINEIRQMSGAQIKIANPVEGSTDRQVTITGSHASINLAEYLINARLSSEASGLAAN; encoded by the exons ATGGACCCAAGTCTGGTTGAAGGAGGACTTAATGTCACCTTAACTATCAGGTTACTCATGCATGGGAAG GAGGTTGGTAGTATCATTGGCAag AAAGGAGAGTCTgttaagaaaatgagagaagag AGCGGCGCTCGCATCAACATCTCTGAGGGCAACTGTCCGGAGAGGATCATAACCCTGGCAGGACCCAccacatccattttcaaagcgtTTTCCATGATCATTGAGAAATTGGAGGAG GACATCAGCACATCAATGACTAATAGTACAGCCACCAGCAAACCGCCAGTCACCATGCGCCTCGTCGTGCCTGCCAGCCAGTGCGGTTCGCTCATTGGCAAAGGAGGCTGCAAGATCAAAGAAATTAGAGAG TCAGCAGGAGCTCAGGTACAAGTAGCAGGGGACATGTTGCCCAACTCAACAGAACGTGCCATCACTGTTGCAGGGACCCCACAGTCCATCATTGAGTGTGTCAAGCAGATCTGTGTTGTCATGCTTGAG TCCCCTCCGAAGGGAGTAACCATCCCATACCGACCCAAACCCTCAGGCTCTCCTGTCATCTTTGCAGGTGGTCAG GCATATGCTGTCCAAGGGCAGCATAGCATTCCTCAGCCTGAT CTCACCAAACTTCACCAGCTGGCCATGCAGCAGAGCCCCTTCCCCATTGCGCACAGCAACCAGGGCTTCCAGG CTGGGATGGATGCCTCTGCACAAACTGGCTCACATGAGCTCACCATTCCAAACGAC CTCATCGGCTGCATCATTGGCCGTCAGGGGGCGAAGATTAATGAGATCCGTCAGATGTCAGGCGCTCAGATCAAGATTGCCAATCCCGTGGAGGGTTCCACTGACAGACAGGTCACCATCACTGGCTCCCATGCCAGCATCAACCTTGCTGAGTACCTGATCAATGCTCG